The sequence TGGCGATGGCCAACACCCGCACCTGCTTGCCCAGGCCGTGGGGCAGGGAAACCGTGCCCCGCACGTTCTGGTCGGACTTGCGGGGGTCAATGCCCAGCTTGGCGTGGACCTCCACGGTCTCGTCAAACTTGGCCGTGGCCAGCTCCTTTAAAAGCCGGGCAGCCTCGTCAATGGTGTAGACCTTGGCGGGATCCACCTTTTCCAAAAGGGCCCGGTAGCGCTTGCCGTGCTTAGTCATCCTTCACCTCCGGGGCACCCACCACCTCCACCCCCATGGAACGGGCGGCTCCCGCGATCATCCGGGCGGCGGCCTCGAGGTCGGTGGTGTTCATGTCGGGCATCTTTTGCTTGGCGATCTCCAGGACCTGCTGCCAGGTGATGCGGCCCACCTTTTCCCGACCCGGTTTATGGGCCCCCTTCTCCAGTCCCGCCGCCTTGCGGATCAGGTAGCTGGCGGGCGGGGTCTTGGTGATGAAGGTAAAGGACCGGTCAGCGTAGATGGTGATCTC is a genomic window of Thermus albus containing:
- the rplK gene encoding 50S ribosomal protein L11 — encoded protein: MKKVVAVVKLQLPAGKATPAPPVGPALGQHGANIMEFVKAFNAATANMGDAIVPVEITIYADRSFTFITKTPPASYLIRKAAGLEKGAHKPGREKVGRITWQQVLEIAKQKMPDMNTTDLEAAARMIAGAARSMGVEVVGAPEVKDD